In Catharus ustulatus isolate bCatUst1 chromosome 27, bCatUst1.pri.v2, whole genome shotgun sequence, the following are encoded in one genomic region:
- the LOC117007753 gene encoding gastrokine-2-like → MEATMTQAAVLICLGVFWTQTSALNSFLLRDPVSNYVTGTMTVHNEEHIVDVHVRSGIYSSDTIFDYQHGYIATRLFSRNACFIMKIKKEFIPELHEIGQLAFERETMKDVYSPNNVWAQFQPGSSRQGDFKDWVLYGKHIENLCTGLPLYQLVATEPLMNLDGCASAGIPSILGLKICEELIATGS, encoded by the exons ATGGAGGCCACCATGACACAG GCTGCAGTCCTCATTTGCCTGGGAGTCTTTTGGACTCAAACTTCTGCATTGAAC AGCTTTCTCCTGCGAGATCCTGTCAGCAACTATGTCACTGGGACCATGACCGTCCACAATGAGGAGCACATCGTTGATGTCCACGTCCGCTCTGGCATCTACTCCTCTGACACCATTTTTGACTACCAACAT GGGTATATTGCAACCAGGTTGTTTTCACGAAATGCCTGCTTTatcatgaaaataaagaaggaatttATCCCAGAGCTGCACGAGATTGGACAACTGGCTTTTGAGAGAGAG acCATGAAGGATGTATACTCTCCAAATAATGTGTGGGCCCAGTTCCAACCTGGCAGTTCCAGGCAGGGGGATTTTAAAGACTGGGTTCTCTATGGAAAACACATTGAAAATCTCTGCACGGGGCTGCCTCTCTACCAGCTGGTGGCCACTGAAC cACTAATGAATCTTGATGGCTGTGCCAGTGCCGGGATTCCAAGCATTTTGGGCCTTAAAATCTGTGAAGAACTCATTGCAACTGGATCTTGA